Within the uncultured Draconibacterium sp. genome, the region AAGGATATTAATGGCCTTTTCTTGCTGTTCCGGTTGTATTTATTCAGGGCATTTAACAGAATTTCATGCTTTTCTTTGGATGATAATTTCTTATCGTTTGAACAAAACAACTTGCATAACTCAACCGATTTGAGCAATACAGGCTTCTGCTTAATATTCGTTTCCTGATAATTGTTCCAGTATTCATCCAATTCTGATGTTGGATAATAGACCCATTCTATAAATTTCGGATCTTCAAGAAACTTCAAATACTCCTTATCAATAATCATATCTTTCCCCAGAATTTTAGAATAAGACTTGAAAAGACACAAAAAGGGGACACAAAATCACAACTATTTTCAAAAAATAATGACAAATTGATATTCCCAACACGAATTAAACAGACCAAATCTGCAAAAAACGTCAAAACACTATCAATTACACAAAGACAATAACGGCTTATATAACTTGCGCGGAAGAATTATCAGGATATTATTAGAAAAGTCAAATTAACGGCTGGCCAGTATATAAAGCAAAAGGATAAAGTCGCTATTTAATTTCGACTTAGACGTGCCACCGTTATCGAGTAGCTCTCTTAATTTTCCAAGAGTGCGATAGGTTTGTTTTTTTGCTGATCCGGCATTTACTCCCAGAATATCACCAATCTGGTCAAAGCTAAGACCTTGATTATATCTCAGGTAAATTATTTCTTTTTGCTTGCTGGTAAGTTTATTTAGTGCATTTTGAATTCTCTTTTTTTGCGAATCACCTATTTCATTGTCAATCCAGTATTTCTCTGCCGAATATTCAATTCCAAATTCAATATTCTCTGAAACTCCTCTCATTCTTTGGGACGATGATAATGAGTCAATTAGAGCGTTCTTTAATGATCTAAACAAATAAAATTTTATTGAACCAAGGTTCCGGATTTGATCTCTTCTTTCAAAGAGTTTAATAAAAACTTCCTGAATACAATCCTTTACCAAATTATCATCGCCACATATTTTTGTTCCATAAGCATACAGCAAATCAATATGTTGATTATAAATCAAGGTGAAAGCTGAATGATGCCCAGCCTTAAAATCTTTCCATATTTTATTATCTTGCTTATTGTCCATTTAATTCAACATTATTCACAATCAAATATTACACCTCCTGAGGTCTGACAATCATAAAGGCAGCTTTAATCAGCAAAATAAATTAGAATTGATTTAGCTAAATGAAGAACGCTAATTTATAAAATCATTTAAATTATACAACAAGCTTAAAACTTAGTCACTTATTGATTATACTTAATAACCGTATCCCAACTCACTTCTTCAAAGTCAATATCAGTTACCCCGAGATCATCTTTTGGCTGGTCTTGTGCATCTGCTTGTTGACCTACATCAATACCAGACTAAGCACAACCCGAGCTTTCATTTTTTTGTATTATAAAAAAACACTTCTTGAAAAAATACCGCTAAATGCAGGACTATTAATGCATTAGAGTATGCATCTCAACAATACTATATCAACAAATACGAATACTAACTTGGTTCCAACAAATACTAAATCATTCAATTAATTATTCTTATGAAAAGTATTTTTGAACAAACCAAAAAGGACGCAGAATGTATTCAAACCAGTATAACTGCAAAAGACCATCGTATAAATTACTGAACAAAACCCGAAACATTTTTTTCGGTTTCACTCTTCTTCTCGCATTGTTTATTACACATAAAAGTAACGCTCAAAGTGCAATTTTATCGGCAGGCAGTACTGTCGAAAACGCCAATTATTCGCTGAGTTATTCTATTGGAGAGCTTTCGGTTGCTACCTATAAAAAAACAACGGTAACATTAACGCAGGGTCAACAACAGGGAAGCTTGATTATAACCTCCATAAATTCATCAGAGGATTTGGGAATCCAGGCAAAAGTCTACCCCAATCCTACCAGCAACTTTGTTATGCTAACCTTCGAAGGCGTCAACATTGATGACCTGAAATTCTCTTTAACCAATGTTAATGGAAGCCTCCTGTTAGCTGAGAAAAACCTTTCGCAGCAGCAACAGATTTCCATGTGCCAGTATATAAGTGGCATCTATTTTTTAACTGTATCCAACAGGAAAAACACTTACATCCATACATTCAAAATCATTAAAAAATAATATTTCAAGCCCAATGTTATGAAAAAAATCAAGTCGTTTATATTCATTTTCTTATTAGGGGTAGGATCTTTGTTGGCTCAAACACCCGGAGCTTTTAATTACCAGGCAGTTTTACGCGACACCGAAGGAAAAATAATAAGCAATCAGGATGTTAGCATACAAATAAGTATTCTGCAACAAAGTGCATCCGGCGAAATCGTATTTCAGGAAAAACATTCAATCAATACCAACGAGTTTGGCTTAATTGTATTAGAAATAGGTAATGGATTACCTTTAACCGGAACACTTGCTGAAATAAATTGGGGAGAAAGCACTCACTTCTTAAAAGTCGAATTGGATGCTACTGGTGGTGAATCGTATGTTGAAATGGGAACTAGTCAGATGCTTAGTGTTCCGTATGCATTGTATGCTAAATCATCAGGATCAAATTTTAGTGGAAAATATTCTGATTTGGAAGGGACGCCTGATCTCCCCAATGATATTTCCGACCTTAGTGATGCCGGGAAATTGCTTTTTGATGGGGATTATAACAGTCTCATCAATAAACCGGACTTAAGCCAACTGAATAGTGAAAACACTGACGCCTGGGACAAAGATGTAACAGATGATTTCGATGGAGACTACAACAGCCTAACAAATAAACCAACTACAATTTCAGCAGATCAAGCAACGGCAATTGATGCAAACTCGGCAAAAGTATCAAATGTTAAAGCCGATTGGGATGCAACAACAGGAGAAGCACAAATTCTCAATAAACCAGATTTAACGGTTTATGTTGAAGAAACCAATACTTCCAATTGGGATAAAAATGCCAGCGATGATTTTGATGGAAACTACAACAACCTGACCAACAAACCAACCACAATTTCAGCAGCTCAGGCAACGGCAATTGATGCAAACACGGCAAAAGTATCGAATGTTAAAGCCGACTGGATTGCAACAAGTGGAGAAGCACAAATTCTCAACAAACCCGATTTAACGGTTTTTGTAGAAGAAACAAATACTGCCAATTGGGATAAAAATGCCAGCGATGATTTTGATGGAGATTACAACAACCTGACTAATAAACCAACAACAATTTCGGCAACACAGGCAACAGCAATTGACGCAAACACGGCAAAAGTATCGAATGTTAAAGCCGACTGGATTGCAACAAGTGGAGAAGCACAAATTCTCAACAAACCCGATTTAACGGTTTTTGTAGAAGAAACAAATACTGCCAATTGGGATAAAAATGCCAGCGATGATTTTGATGGAGATTACAACAACCTGACTAATAAACCAACAACAATTTCGGCAACACAGGCAACAGCAATTGACGCAAACACGGCAAAAGTATCGAATGTAAAAGCCGACTGGATTGCAACAATCGGAGAAGCACAAATTCTCAACAAACCCGATTTAACGGTTTTTGTAGAAGAAACAAATACTGCCAATTGGGATAAAAATGCCAGTGACGATTTTGATGGAAATTACAACAACCTGATCAACAAACCAACAACAATTTCGGCAGCGCAGGCAACGGCAATTGACGCAAACACTGCAAAACTATCAAATGTAAAAGCCGACTGGAATGCCGCAAGCGGAGAAGCACAAATTCTGAATAAACCGGACTTAACTGTTTATGTAGAAGAGGCCAACACTTCCGGCTGGGATAAAAATGCTGCCGATGATTTTGAT harbors:
- a CDS encoding sigma-70 family RNA polymerase sigma factor — its product is MDNKQDNKIWKDFKAGHHSAFTLIYNQHIDLLYAYGTKICGDDNLVKDCIQEVFIKLFERRDQIRNLGSIKFYLFRSLKNALIDSLSSSQRMRGVSENIEFGIEYSAEKYWIDNEIGDSQKKRIQNALNKLTSKQKEIIYLRYNQGLSFDQIGDILGVNAGSAKKQTYRTLGKLRELLDNGGTSKSKLNSDFILLLYILASR
- a CDS encoding T9SS type A sorting domain-containing protein, translating into MYSNQYNCKRPSYKLLNKTRNIFFGFTLLLALFITHKSNAQSAILSAGSTVENANYSLSYSIGELSVATYKKTTVTLTQGQQQGSLIITSINSSEDLGIQAKVYPNPTSNFVMLTFEGVNIDDLKFSLTNVNGSLLLAEKNLSQQQQISMCQYISGIYFLTVSNRKNTYIHTFKIIKK